The Brenneria rubrifaciens genome has a window encoding:
- a CDS encoding AAA family ATPase: protein MAQADTLVALVKAASSGDQPSFRKSTEALIQEERGKGHRILAERLEKALRASSHQATLFQSSMPTARHTQAGGVAPKDLVAELTPERSMESLVLADSIREQLREVVEEQHRTELLHAHGLSPRHRVLLAGTPGNGKTSVAEALAFELMVPLIVVRYESLIGSYLGETSVRLKALLDYARTRRCVLFFDEFETLGKERGDTHETGEIKRVVSSLLLQLDDLPDYVVVVAASNHPELLDRAVWRRFQVRLELPLPTRAQLTAFVASISERSKVNFGLAAETVAKRLLGLSFSEVEEFCLGVVRRAVLDQKVDDASTIVSSRLEQWKKRLKPANKEASDE from the coding sequence ATGGCGCAAGCTGATACCTTGGTCGCCCTGGTAAAAGCAGCCAGCAGCGGCGACCAACCGTCTTTCCGAAAGTCGACCGAAGCCTTGATTCAAGAAGAGCGTGGCAAAGGACACCGAATCCTGGCCGAGCGCTTGGAAAAGGCATTGCGCGCGTCCTCTCATCAGGCAACCTTGTTCCAATCGTCCATGCCAACGGCGCGCCACACGCAGGCCGGAGGTGTCGCGCCAAAGGATTTGGTTGCTGAGTTGACACCGGAACGCTCGATGGAAAGCTTGGTGCTCGCTGATAGTATCCGCGAGCAATTGCGGGAAGTTGTCGAGGAACAGCATCGCACTGAGTTACTACATGCTCATGGTCTGAGCCCTAGGCACCGAGTCCTGTTGGCTGGGACGCCGGGGAACGGCAAAACATCGGTTGCTGAAGCGTTAGCATTTGAGTTGATGGTGCCGCTGATCGTTGTGCGTTATGAATCATTGATTGGCAGTTATCTGGGGGAGACCTCTGTTCGTTTGAAGGCACTTCTCGACTACGCCAGAACGCGGCGCTGCGTGTTGTTCTTCGACGAATTCGAGACATTGGGAAAAGAGCGAGGAGACACACACGAAACGGGAGAGATCAAGCGTGTCGTCAGCTCTTTGTTGCTTCAACTCGATGACCTTCCGGATTATGTGGTGGTCGTTGCTGCTAGCAATCACCCAGAGCTTTTGGATAGGGCCGTTTGGCGGCGCTTTCAGGTTCGACTGGAACTTCCACTACCCACCCGCGCGCAGTTGACCGCGTTCGTCGCCTCGATCAGCGAACGCAGCAAAGTCAATTTTGGTTTAGCCGCTGAGACCGTCGCAAAAAGGCTTTTAGGCCTCAGTTTTTCAGAGGTGGAAGAGTTCTGTCTGGGAGTAGTCCGGAGGGCGGTCTTGGATCAAAAAGTGGATGACGCCAGCACCATCGTCTCTTCCAGGTTAGAGCAGTGGAAGAAACGCTTGAAACCTGCCAATAAAGAAGCATCAGACGAATAA
- a CDS encoding helix-turn-helix domain-containing protein — MKRCIVGIRQPDGSPLKGSETPSIWFPSLASLAAVLSDDNRRLLRLIHDKQPKSLTELAELSGRKVPNLSRTLRMMADYGLVSLQRNVRDVQPTALATEFLVVLD, encoded by the coding sequence ATGAAGCGCTGCATTGTGGGTATCCGACAGCCAGACGGTTCGCCACTGAAGGGAAGCGAAACGCCCAGTATTTGGTTTCCCTCGCTGGCATCACTGGCAGCGGTGCTGTCGGACGACAACCGCCGCCTGCTGCGCCTGATCCATGACAAACAACCCAAGTCCCTGACCGAACTTGCCGAACTCAGCGGCCGCAAGGTGCCGAACCTGTCACGCACTCTGAGAATGATGGCCGATTACGGCCTGGTATCGCTGCAGCGCAATGTTCGGGATGTTCAGCCGACTGCGCTGGCGACTGAGTTTCTGGTGGTGCTGGATTGA
- a CDS encoding restriction endonuclease, with amino-acid sequence MWMVRGEGGSLYDAFRERGVAAVGWNQLAAHAKPGVGRKQLIALYQSAEPQAKQGTVVSGASQVWRFVNDIQNGDWVITYSPANRLYSIGKVTGPAEHHPEWAEQGMPLARKIQWQVQELPRDSLGTSTKNSLGSTLTLFEVPSSAAAEVLAALKGKPAPVVEDEAEEVIADPLADIESQALERIKDRVNELDWDDMQQLVAGILRAMGYKTQVSPPGSDRGKDIVASPDGFGFEHPRIVVEVKHRKGQMGSQEIRSFLGGRHKDDRGLYVSTGGFTKDAQYEADRASIPLAMWTLDHVVRALVEHYDATDAETKRIVPLKRLYWPA; translated from the coding sequence ATGTGGATGGTGCGCGGCGAAGGCGGCAGCTTGTATGACGCCTTTCGAGAACGCGGCGTGGCTGCCGTGGGCTGGAATCAATTGGCAGCCCATGCCAAACCCGGTGTCGGGCGCAAGCAGTTGATCGCCCTGTACCAGTCTGCTGAGCCACAGGCAAAACAAGGCACAGTGGTATCGGGTGCATCCCAGGTCTGGCGTTTCGTCAACGACATCCAGAATGGCGACTGGGTCATCACCTATTCGCCAGCCAATCGCCTGTACTCGATCGGCAAGGTCACAGGACCAGCCGAACACCACCCTGAGTGGGCCGAACAAGGCATGCCATTGGCACGCAAGATCCAGTGGCAAGTGCAGGAGTTGCCACGCGACAGCTTGGGCACCAGCACAAAGAACAGCCTGGGTTCGACTCTGACCCTGTTCGAGGTGCCGTCCAGCGCGGCAGCCGAAGTGCTGGCGGCGCTGAAGGGTAAACCAGCTCCAGTCGTGGAAGATGAAGCCGAGGAAGTCATCGCCGATCCATTGGCCGACATCGAGTCCCAAGCGCTGGAACGCATCAAGGATCGGGTCAACGAACTGGACTGGGATGACATGCAGCAGCTAGTTGCCGGCATCCTGCGCGCCATGGGCTACAAGACCCAAGTCTCGCCGCCTGGCTCCGACCGTGGGAAGGACATCGTGGCGTCGCCGGACGGCTTCGGCTTCGAACACCCGCGCATCGTCGTGGAGGTCAAGCATCGCAAGGGACAGATGGGAAGCCAGGAGATTCGCAGCTTCCTCGGCGGCCGCCATAAGGATGATCGCGGGCTGTATGTCAGCACGGGCGGTTTCACCAAGGACGCCCAATATGAAGCCGACCGCGCCTCTATTCCGCTGGCGATGTGGACACTGGACCACGTGGTCCGCGCACTAGTCGAGCACTACGACGCGACCGACGCCGAAACTAAACGGATTGTTCCGTTGAAGCGGCTGTATTGGCCTGCGTGA